A single region of the Pelomicrobium methylotrophicum genome encodes:
- a CDS encoding type II toxin-antitoxin system Phd/YefM family antitoxin, whose amino-acid sequence MAQRISLREANQRLSQYIAAVERGEEIIITRRGKPVAKLV is encoded by the coding sequence ATGGCGCAACGAATCAGCCTGCGCGAAGCCAACCAGCGCTTGTCCCAATACATCGCGGCGGTGGAGCGCGGCGAGGAGATCATCATCACCCGGCGGGGGAAACCGGTCGCCAAGCTCGTC